A genomic region of Zalophus californianus isolate mZalCal1 chromosome 1, mZalCal1.pri.v2, whole genome shotgun sequence contains the following coding sequences:
- the CREB3L3 gene encoding cyclic AMP-responsive element-binding protein 3-like protein 3 isoform X1: MNGDLAAGKMASSTGPMDPIGSLELLDLLFDQQDGILRHVELGEGWDHVEDQQVLPGPDSDDFLNSILTSGDSVPSSPIWSPAASDSGISEDLPSDLPDTPPRSGAAATPTSCHTMESGEGLCPSYHPGLPCLASPPGPVAQVLETSVAIDLEMWSPGLCSEEQVELMDQPPSCNLTVKDLLLSGSGATDLQQHHVAAPHLLHPGAEHCQELVLTEDEKKLLAKEGLTLPTQLPLTKYEERVLKKIRRKIRNKQSAQESRKKKKEYIDGLETRMSACTAQNQELQRKVLHLEKQNLSLLEQLKKLQAIVVQSTSKSAQTGTCIAVLLLSFALIVLPSISPFVANKAENAGDYAPVRVFSRTLHNDAASRVAPDDTPGSEGPGPRSKDGTSQEGSPGSPTVDWESRGMSALDNLTKGLDNSTLIPDNSTLVPDNSTLTRDNSTLVPDNSKEKLNGATLLGWTGPEPALSSGWVGLEAAGEEL, translated from the exons ATGAATGGGGATTTAGCAGCTGGAAAG ATGGCTTCCTCCACCGGTCCCATGGACCCCATTGGCAGCCTGGAGCTCCTGGATCTCCTGTTTGATCAGCAGGACGGCATCCTGAGACACGTGGAGCTGGGTGAGGGCTGGGACCATGTCGAGGACCAG CAGGTCCTGCCAGGCCCAGACTCTGATGATTTCCTAAACTCCATCCTGACTTCTGGAGACTCGGTGCCCAGCTCCCCGATCTGGTCCCCTGCAGCCAGTGACAGTGGCATCTCTGAAGACCTGCCCTCTGACCTCCCGGACACCCCTCCACGCAGTGGGGCGGCCGCCACCCCCACCAGCTGCCATACCATGGAGTCAGGAGAGGggctctgcccctcctaccaTCCTGGACTCCCCTGCCTTGCCAGTCCCCCGGGACCAGTGGCCCAAGTGCTGGAGACCTCTGTGGCCATAGACCTGG AAATGTGGAGCCCGGGCCTGTGTTCCGAGGAGCAGGTTGAGTTGATGGACCAGCCTCCATCCTGCAACCTCACGGTGAAAGATCTTCTTCTCTCCGGCAGCGGGGCCACCGACCTG CAACAGCATCACGTGGCAGCCCCCCACCTGCTGCACCCCGGGGCTGAGCACTGCCAGGAGCTGGTGCTGACAGAGGATGAGAAGAAGCTTCTGGCCAAAGAAGGCCTCACTCtgcccacccagctgcccctcaccAAG TACGAGGAGCGAGTGCTGAAAAAAATCCGCCGGAAAATCCGGAACAAACAGTCGGCCCAAGAAAGCcggaaaaagaagaaggaatatATTGATGGCCTGGAAACTCG GATGTCAGCCTGCACTGCCCAGAACCAGGAGCTTCAGAGGAAGGTCTTGCATCTCGAGAAGCAGAACCT GTCCCTCTTGGAGCAGCTGAAGAAACTCCAGGCCATTGTGGTCCAGTCCACCAGCAAGTCGGCCCAGACGGGCACCTGCATAGCG GTCCTGCTGCTCTCCTTTGCCCTCATCGTCCTACCCTCCATTAGCCCTTTCGTCGCCAACAAAGCCGAGAACGCCGGAGACTACGCACCTGTTCGAG TTTTCTCCAGAACTTTGCACAACGACGCTGCATCCCGCGTGGCCCCCGACGACACACCAGGCTCCGAGGGCCCAGGACCACGGTCCAAGGATGGCACATCCCAGGAAGGGTCTCCAGGCAGCCCCACGGTGGACTGGGAATCTCGGGGCATGTCGGCTCTGGACAACTTGACGAAGGGGCTGGACAACTCGACTCTGATCCCAGACAACTCCACACTGGTCCCGGACAACTCGACACTCACCCGGGACAACTCGACACTCGTCCCGGACAACTCAAAGGAGAAGCTGAACGGGGCCACCCTGCTGGGCTGGACTGGGCCTGAGCCAGCACTCAGCTCTGGGTGGGTGGGATTGGAGGCAGCAGGGGAGGAGCTGTGA
- the CREB3L3 gene encoding cyclic AMP-responsive element-binding protein 3-like protein 3 isoform X2, producing the protein MNGDLAAGKMASSTGPMDPIGSLELLDLLFDQQDGILRHVELGEGWDHVEDQVLPGPDSDDFLNSILTSGDSVPSSPIWSPAASDSGISEDLPSDLPDTPPRSGAAATPTSCHTMESGEGLCPSYHPGLPCLASPPGPVAQVLETSVAIDLEMWSPGLCSEEQVELMDQPPSCNLTVKDLLLSGSGATDLQQHHVAAPHLLHPGAEHCQELVLTEDEKKLLAKEGLTLPTQLPLTKYEERVLKKIRRKIRNKQSAQESRKKKKEYIDGLETRMSACTAQNQELQRKVLHLEKQNLSLLEQLKKLQAIVVQSTSKSAQTGTCIAVLLLSFALIVLPSISPFVANKAENAGDYAPVRVFSRTLHNDAASRVAPDDTPGSEGPGPRSKDGTSQEGSPGSPTVDWESRGMSALDNLTKGLDNSTLIPDNSTLVPDNSTLTRDNSTLVPDNSKEKLNGATLLGWTGPEPALSSGWVGLEAAGEEL; encoded by the exons ATGAATGGGGATTTAGCAGCTGGAAAG ATGGCTTCCTCCACCGGTCCCATGGACCCCATTGGCAGCCTGGAGCTCCTGGATCTCCTGTTTGATCAGCAGGACGGCATCCTGAGACACGTGGAGCTGGGTGAGGGCTGGGACCATGTCGAGGACCAG GTCCTGCCAGGCCCAGACTCTGATGATTTCCTAAACTCCATCCTGACTTCTGGAGACTCGGTGCCCAGCTCCCCGATCTGGTCCCCTGCAGCCAGTGACAGTGGCATCTCTGAAGACCTGCCCTCTGACCTCCCGGACACCCCTCCACGCAGTGGGGCGGCCGCCACCCCCACCAGCTGCCATACCATGGAGTCAGGAGAGGggctctgcccctcctaccaTCCTGGACTCCCCTGCCTTGCCAGTCCCCCGGGACCAGTGGCCCAAGTGCTGGAGACCTCTGTGGCCATAGACCTGG AAATGTGGAGCCCGGGCCTGTGTTCCGAGGAGCAGGTTGAGTTGATGGACCAGCCTCCATCCTGCAACCTCACGGTGAAAGATCTTCTTCTCTCCGGCAGCGGGGCCACCGACCTG CAACAGCATCACGTGGCAGCCCCCCACCTGCTGCACCCCGGGGCTGAGCACTGCCAGGAGCTGGTGCTGACAGAGGATGAGAAGAAGCTTCTGGCCAAAGAAGGCCTCACTCtgcccacccagctgcccctcaccAAG TACGAGGAGCGAGTGCTGAAAAAAATCCGCCGGAAAATCCGGAACAAACAGTCGGCCCAAGAAAGCcggaaaaagaagaaggaatatATTGATGGCCTGGAAACTCG GATGTCAGCCTGCACTGCCCAGAACCAGGAGCTTCAGAGGAAGGTCTTGCATCTCGAGAAGCAGAACCT GTCCCTCTTGGAGCAGCTGAAGAAACTCCAGGCCATTGTGGTCCAGTCCACCAGCAAGTCGGCCCAGACGGGCACCTGCATAGCG GTCCTGCTGCTCTCCTTTGCCCTCATCGTCCTACCCTCCATTAGCCCTTTCGTCGCCAACAAAGCCGAGAACGCCGGAGACTACGCACCTGTTCGAG TTTTCTCCAGAACTTTGCACAACGACGCTGCATCCCGCGTGGCCCCCGACGACACACCAGGCTCCGAGGGCCCAGGACCACGGTCCAAGGATGGCACATCCCAGGAAGGGTCTCCAGGCAGCCCCACGGTGGACTGGGAATCTCGGGGCATGTCGGCTCTGGACAACTTGACGAAGGGGCTGGACAACTCGACTCTGATCCCAGACAACTCCACACTGGTCCCGGACAACTCGACACTCACCCGGGACAACTCGACACTCGTCCCGGACAACTCAAAGGAGAAGCTGAACGGGGCCACCCTGCTGGGCTGGACTGGGCCTGAGCCAGCACTCAGCTCTGGGTGGGTGGGATTGGAGGCAGCAGGGGAGGAGCTGTGA
- the SIRT6 gene encoding LOW QUALITY PROTEIN: NAD-dependent protein deacetylase sirtuin-6 (The sequence of the model RefSeq protein was modified relative to this genomic sequence to represent the inferred CDS: deleted 1 base in 1 codon), whose amino-acid sequence MSVNYAAGLSPYADKGKCGLPEIFDPPEELERKVWELAQLVWQSSNVVFHTGAGISTASGIPDFRGPHGVWTMEERGLAPKFDTTFESARPTQTHMALVQLERVGLLRFLVSQNVDGLHVRSGFPRDKLAELHGNMFVEECVKCKTQYVRDTVVGSMGLKATGRLCTVAKARGLRACRGELRDTILDWEDALPDRDLTLADEASRNADLSITLGTSLQIRPSGNLPLATKRRGGRLVIVNLQPTKHDRHADLRIHGYVDEVMSRLMKHLGLEIPAWDGPRVLERALPPLPRPPAPKLEPKEEAPTQLNGPAPASSKPEPSAEPCTQHNGSGPASPKREHLDSPAPHRPPKRVKAEVAPS is encoded by the exons ATGTCGGTGAATTACGCGGCGGGGCTGTCGCCGTACGCGGACAAGGGCAAGTGTGGCCTCCCCGAG ATCTTCGACCCCCCTGAGGAGTTGGAGCGGAAGGTGTGGGAGCTGGCGCAGCTGGTCTGGCAGTCCTCCAACGTGGTGTTCCACACAGGTGCTGGCATCAGCACCGCCTCGGGCATCCCTGACTTCAG GGGCCCCCATGGCGTCTGGACGATGGAGGAGCGGGGCCTGGCCCCCAAATTCGACACCACCTTTGAGAGTGCGCGGCCCACGCAGACGCACATGGCGCTGGTGCAGCTGGAGCGCGTGGGCCTCCTCCGCTTCCTGGTCAGCCAGAACGTGGATGGGCTGCACGTGCGCTCCGGTTTCCCCAG AGACAAGCTGGCGGAGCTCCACGGAAACATGTTTGTAGAAGAGTGTGTCAAGTGTAAGAC GCAGTACGTCCGGGACACCGTCGTGGGCAGCATGGGCCTCAAGGCCACGGGCCGGCTCTGCACCGTGGCCAAGGCGAGGGGGCTTCGGGCCTGCAG aGGGGAGCTGAGAGATACCATCCTGGACTGGGAGGACGCCCTGCCTGACCGGGACCTCACTCTCGCCGACGAGGCCAGCAG GAACGCAGACCTGTCCATCACACTGGGCACCTCGCTGCAAATACGGCCCAGCGGGAACCTGCCCCTCGCCACCAAGCGCCGAGGAGGCCGACTGGTCATTGTCAACCTTCAGCCCACAAAGCAT GACCGCCACGCCGACCTGCGTATCCATGGCTATGTGGATGAGGTCATGAGCAGGCTCATGAAGCACCTGGGCCTGGAGATCCCTGCCTGGGACGGCCCCCGCGTGCTGGAGAGGGCGCTC CCCCCGctgccccgcccgcccgcccccaaGCTGGAGCCCAAAGAGGAGGCCCCCACCCAGCTCAACGGCCCAGCGCCCGCCAGCTCCAAGCCGGAGCCCTCAGCAGAGCCCTGCACCCAGCACAATGGCTCCGGGCCCGCCAGCCCCAAGAGGGAGCATCTGGACAGTCCTGCACCGCACAGGCCCCCCAAAAGGGTGAAGGCCGAGGTGGCCCCCAGCTGA